TGGTGCTGATGTCCCAAAATTATTATTCCCAGCATCTCTTTAGGTTATGCGATGTCTACAACGCGCTATTCGGTGTCGCATCAGGGTCAATACCTAGCTCACGTAACTTAGCTGCTAATATATCAGCACGTTGACGTTCCTGTTCAGCACGTTGGCTTTCCTGTTCAGCGCGTTGACGTTCTTGTTCAGCGCGTTGACGTTCTTGTTGGGCTTGTTCGCTGCTCCACAACAGCAAATTCCCTTTTGTATCCCACCAGCGCAGCCAATTCATGGTTTGACATAATCTTTCACCTTGCCAAATTCCCAGAAATAACTCTAACTCAGGAATCCAGTAACGTCCATTAGCGTCTCCTTGCTGCAAAGTATATTGTCCATTTTGCAAGCACCGTAATTCTATGCTTGGTTCGTAAGGGTCGTAGGTTACGTAGGTTGGAACTTGGAGAATCTTTTCGTAATAATAGAGTTTACCGTAAGGCGGAGTTGAACGGACTGATAATTCTCCACCTTCTGTATCTGAGAGAAATTCCATCACTACAGCCACAGCAGCACCTTCTAAATTTGGGGTGTAGCTACGACGAACTACATTTGTTCCCACAGACTGCACTTGAGGAACGTAAAACCAGTCTGGGGCTTTGACAACGATTTTTTTGTTGACTGTGGCTACAAGCCCAAAATTAGAGCCAATCAGCATTTGAGGTTGGATGCGTCCTGCGGTTCCCAAAGCATCAGTAAGCGCAGCAGCGATCGCAGGTTGTTGAATATTTTCCACTGGATCGTCAGGTAAAATGAAGTCGGCTGGCAGTGCTTCCCAAGTAACAATTGGTTCTTTTTGGATGGGGTTAACTTGTAGAACCATAAAATTATTCCTAATATCCATGCACAGTATATAGTTATTTTTAACAAATCTTCAGTTTGCACATCTGTGCGATCGCAGCATATAAATTCAGATAATCTTAAGTTTTGGATGAATAGACTCGCACTGCCTAAAAACCCAGAAATCTAGAAAGATTTCTCAGACTGGTGTATATACTCTTATTCAAGCACTTAGCAAGCGTGAATATTATGCTGGAATGGTTTATTGGCTGGATAGCAAGCAATGCCTTTCTGCATCGGAAATTTTTAGAATATTTCTGTACTTGGGAGTTTGTCTGGCAGTTTGAGAAGGAAGGCAGTATTTCAATTGAGGATCTCAAAACTGAAGTTTTTGGCAAACACTGGCAAGATGAAACTTGGCATGAGGTAAGCTAATCGGCACTAAAGTTGCATAATAATAATGTGAAGTAGTATAAAAGCAGCTATGCCG
The Nostoc punctiforme PCC 73102 genome window above contains:
- a CDS encoding Uma2 family endonuclease; the protein is MVLQVNPIQKEPIVTWEALPADFILPDDPVENIQQPAIAAALTDALGTAGRIQPQMLIGSNFGLVATVNKKIVVKAPDWFYVPQVQSVGTNVVRRSYTPNLEGAAVAVVMEFLSDTEGGELSVRSTPPYGKLYYYEKILQVPTYVTYDPYEPSIELRCLQNGQYTLQQGDANGRYWIPELELFLGIWQGERLCQTMNWLRWWDTKGNLLLWSSEQAQQERQRAEQERQRAEQESQRAEQERQRADILAAKLRELGIDPDATPNSAL